CGATCTTCCAAGTGGCCAGCGCGCCGAGCGACGCGCAGCCGATCACCAGGGCGAGTTCCGTGATCGCCTTCATGGTGTCGTCGCCGCCTGCTTCGCCACGGGCTGGCGCACCACCATGAAGATCCGCTGCGAGCGGTGGCGGTCATACTTGCAGTCGGTCTCCAGATGGACGACGCCCATGCCGACCTGCTTGGTCGATGCGGGCGTGATGGTGACTTCGTACTTCTTGCCTTCCTCGATCGTCTTGAGCTCCTGCTTGAACCGGGTGTCGGCACCGGTGATCGAGAGCACCTTGATCGGCTCGCTGTGATTCATGGTCACGGTCACCGTCTTCGGCTCCGGCTTGCTGCCGATGTCCCACATCAGTGACTTCGGCTCCACATCGACGAGGGATGGGACGACGATGTGGCTGGTGAGGGTGACGGACGGGTTGTTCGCGGCGTCGCCCTTCATGTAGAGGGCCACGGCCTTGTCCATGGTGCCGGGGACGAGGCCGAGGTCGAAGACGATGCGCACGGTGCCCGTCTCGCCCGGCTTGTAGTTCATCTTCGAGTCCTTCACGCCCACGGTCGCACAGGGGCAGCCCGCGTCGTATCTCTCGATCAGGGCCTCGCTGTCGCTCTCGTTCTTGAATTCGAAATCGACGGTGACGGTCTTCTGGTCGTTGTCGACCGTGACCTCCTTCTTCGTCTGGTCGAATTTCAGCGTGCCTGCGGAAAGGGGCAGGCAGACGGCGAGCCAGCAGATCAACGGAACCTTCATGCGATGACTAATGCCCCGTTGTTCCCCGGGGCGCAAGCTCCGGGGCCGGTCCAGGCCGCGAAGGGATCGCTTTTTGGCAGCTTACTTCGCCTTCGCTTCCGCGGGCTGTAGCTCTGCGGCGATGATCATGCGGCCACCACGCCACTCCGGGCCGAGCACCAGGAGCGGCTTGCCTATCTCCATGGCGGCTCCCGTTTTGAGGATCTTCTTCCGGCTGAGCCAGAGCTCGATATCCAGACGGCGGCGTTTTTCCTTGGTCAACGTGCTCTGCGCCTCGAAGCGGAGCAGGATCTCATCGCTGGGCGGCAGCGGCTGGGCCCAGTTTTCGTAGCTGCGGAAGAGCGGCTTGCTGTCCCTGCCAAGCTCCCGGTAGTGGGCGAATTTCAGCTTCTGCTCGCCGGTCAGGCGTTTCACGATCTCCTCGCTCGCAGCCTTGGCGCGCTGGCCGGAGGCCTCGGCGTCGCCATTCGTGGCGTGATAGACGGTCACGGTGAGCGTGCCGATGACTTCCTTGCCCGGGTCCGTCTGGGCCGGGGCGAGTCCGCTGCCTGCCAGGAAAAGCAGGCCTATCAAAGCGCGGCGGTTCATTTCTTCGGCGAGTCGATATCGGCGGTGGAGGCACCCGGTCCGCTATCGAGGGCCGCGGTGTCGGGCACCTCGAAGCTGTCCGGGATCGCGGCCACGCCATCCAGCACGATGACCATGGCGTCGGCGGGCTCCGAGGCGAAATAGTCCGCCGTCACCCCGCGCTCGGGCGTGTAAACGATGGGGGTGGGCAGGGGGACGATGGAGCTCGGTCCGGCCACCGAGACGGGGGTCGGCGTGATCCTGGTGCCTGCCCAGAAGCAGAGCGCCATGCCCGCCACGGCGGTCGCCGGGAGGAACCAGCGCCACATCTTCAGCGGTGCCGCCACGGTCGGGGCCACAGGTGCCATCGGAGCGATCTCCGGGCCACTGCTTTCCTCCCGTGCGATCTCGCGGGCGATGCGGGCATTGAAAAACTCGGCGTAGGGTGGCTCCACGGAAGCCGGGAGGCTTCCCTGCAGCAGGGACTTCATCTCGCGCGCGATGGCGCGGCGTTCCTGCCACTCCGGCTGCGAGGCGGCCCATGCGTCCACCTCGGCCTGCGAGTTGGCATCGAGTTCGTCCTCCACCCAGAGGGCGAGCCGTTCTTCATCGGGAGTCGTATTCATCCTTCAGGAGGGTTTGGAGTTTTTGGCGGGCATAGTAGAGTCGGCTCATCACGGTGCCCAGCGAGCACTCCATGACGTCGGCGATTTCCTTATACGCGAGGCCTTGCACGTCTTTCAGGACCACGCACTCGCGATGCTCAGGAGAAAGCTTCGAGAGGGCGGCTTCGATCTTGGCGCGGAGTTCGTCCCCGGCCATCGCTTCGTCCGGGCTGCGGGATTCCGCCGGGGTAGCAACCGCCGCCGGGTCGATCCGGTCGCGGGTGAAAAGCTCGTCATTGATCTCATCCCCGCCCTCCGGCCTGCGGCGGCGGGTGAAGTCATACACCGCATTGTGGGCGATGCGGTAGAGCCAGGTGGTGAAGCGCGCCTTCGCCTCGAAGCGCGGCAACGCCTGCCATGCCTTGATGAAGACCTCTTGGGAGAGGTCCCAGGCATCTGTCTCGTTTTTGACCATATTGCGGATCATGGCGTAAATTCGTCCCCGGTGTCGGGTGACCAGCAGGTCGTAGGCCTTCATGTCGCCCGCCTGCGCGCGCTCCACGAGGGTCACGTCCTCCGCCTCCTCGGCGGGCTCTTCCGGCATCCCGGAAGCCGCCCGACCGGAGTCGGCTGGTCCCAACACGAAGTTGGACGTGAGACGCTGGAATAAATTCATCGGAAAAATGCCGCAGCGCCAAGATGGCCGGACCTGCTAGGCCTTGCAACAGGATTCCCCACGTGGAATCCCGCAGGGGAATTTCCACTTCCGCTCCCATGGTAGCATCGGTTTGGATGGTCCGCACATGAATCACCTCTACATCGGCACCAATGGCAATATCGCGGCCCTCGACTCCGCCACCGGGGAAATGCTCTGGGCCACCGAGCTGCGCACCGGCGGCATCCTCTCCTCCACCCGCGGCGAGGACGTCTCGGTGATCCTCCGCGACGGCCGCGTCTTCGCCGGCTGCAGCGGCCACCTCTTCTGCCTCGACGCCGGCTCCGGCGACATCCTCTGGCACAACGAGCTCAAAGGCTTCGGCCACAATGACGTCTCCCTCGCTCTCGAGGGCGTGTCGGTCCAATACTTGGAGAAGATCGTGCGGCGGAGCAATTGAAAGGACTGGTCAGCGGCTGCACGAAAATCGCCGGATCAAGATGCTCCGGGACCAATGAGGCCCGAGTTATGAGCAAGGCTTGATCTCATGAGGGAGAAGACGAGCCTCTTCTTCCTCGAAGAAGAAGCCTCGATTCTCCAGAAAGCGGAGGGGTGGGCGGTTAAGCGGAATAGGAATCGGACGTCGAAAAGGTTCCACTTGACCGTACGACCCGGAGCTTTCAGTCGGTGAATTGAAAACGCGGACCTTGCAGGCTAACAGAATTTTGATAATCCAACGCGTAGGCGTGCGCTCGTGAATGGAATGCTTATGAAAACAAAATATCAAATATTTGTTAGTTCAACATTTGAGGATCTCAAGGGTGAGCGAGATCAGGTGACCAAAGCCATCTTGGAGATGGGGCATATTCCGGTTGGCATGGAGATGTTTAGTGCTGGTGACGAAGAGCAGTGGAATATAATAGCGAGAACGATTTGTGAAGTTGATTACTATGTTGTGATTGTTGCTCATCGATACGGATCAATGGTTGCTGGCAAAAGTTATACCGAAAAGGAATATGACTACGCCAAAAAGATGGGTAAGCCAACTCTTGGTTTCGTAATCGACAGTCAGGCGTCGTGGCCAGCGGCCAAGATGGAATCTGATCCGATCGCAATTGCATCCCTCGGGAGGTTTAAGGATAAGGTGAAGTCCAAAATGGTCAATTTCTGGAAGAACTCGGAGGACTTGCACGGAAAGGTCTCAATTGCCCTTATGAAGCAGTTTACTGCTAATCCTCAGGTTGGATGGGTTCGCGCGTCTCCGGACGTCTCTGGTGAGCTTGCGGCGGAGCTTACCCGTTTGAGTAAAGAGAATTCCGATCTACGTATAAGTCTTGAGCAGGCGAAGGTCAATTCGCAAACGGAGCAGGATAGAGAGTACTCCGAGGTGATGAGGGTTCTGGAGGGGAATAGAATTCAATTTTCGATATTCTTCAAGGGTGGTAGTGCATTCGAGGTTTCGCCAGAGGATGTTAGTATGGCTCATGTTTTTGATATTACGGCTCCGGAATTGATTATCGAGAAGAGTTCGGAGGGGATGTCAAAATATTGGGCGCTTATGTACAATTTTGATGATGCTCGGAATGTTAGGGATAATTGGCCGGTCGCTTCGAATACGACGAGAATGATGATCGCGGATTTCGTCGCTCTGGAGCTTTTCGAGCCTTCTAACAGAGTTCATGCGCCGACAGATGAGAAGGAGTATTGGACACTCTCGGAGTTTGGGAAGGG
The DNA window shown above is from Luteolibacter flavescens and carries:
- a CDS encoding PQQ-binding-like beta-propeller repeat protein, coding for MNHLYIGTNGNIAALDSATGEMLWATELRTGGILSSTRGEDVSVILRDGRVFAGCSGHLFCLDAGSGDILWHNELKGFGHNDVSLALEGVSVQYLEKIVRRSN
- a CDS encoding anti-sigma factor family protein; this translates as MNTTPDEERLALWVEDELDANSQAEVDAWAASQPEWQERRAIAREMKSLLQGSLPASVEPPYAEFFNARIAREIAREESSGPEIAPMAPVAPTVAAPLKMWRWFLPATAVAGMALCFWAGTRITPTPVSVAGPSSIVPLPTPIVYTPERGVTADYFASEPADAMVIVLDGVAAIPDSFEVPDTAALDSGPGASTADIDSPKK
- a CDS encoding RNA polymerase sigma factor translates to MNLFQRLTSNFVLGPADSGRAASGMPEEPAEEAEDVTLVERAQAGDMKAYDLLVTRHRGRIYAMIRNMVKNETDAWDLSQEVFIKAWQALPRFEAKARFTTWLYRIAHNAVYDFTRRRRPEGGDEINDELFTRDRIDPAAVATPAESRSPDEAMAGDELRAKIEAALSKLSPEHRECVVLKDVQGLAYKEIADVMECSLGTVMSRLYYARQKLQTLLKDEYDSR
- a CDS encoding DUF4062 domain-containing protein, with the protein product MKTKYQIFVSSTFEDLKGERDQVTKAILEMGHIPVGMEMFSAGDEEQWNIIARTICEVDYYVVIVAHRYGSMVAGKSYTEKEYDYAKKMGKPTLGFVIDSQASWPAAKMESDPIAIASLGRFKDKVKSKMVNFWKNSEDLHGKVSIALMKQFTANPQVGWVRASPDVSGELAAELTRLSKENSDLRISLEQAKVNSQTEQDREYSEVMRVLEGNRIQFSIFFKGGSAFEVSPEDVSMAHVFDITAPELIIEKSSEGMSKYWALMYNFDDARNVRDNWPVASNTTRMMIADFVALELFEPSNRVHAPTDEKEYWTLSEFGKGVLAFRRKLKLIAKAASHSERVGRELSNGGELPVAKKVAAPVAKKAAAPVAKKAAAP
- a CDS encoding DUF1573 domain-containing protein, whose amino-acid sequence is MKVPLICWLAVCLPLSAGTLKFDQTKKEVTVDNDQKTVTVDFEFKNESDSEALIERYDAGCPCATVGVKDSKMNYKPGETGTVRIVFDLGLVPGTMDKAVALYMKGDAANNPSVTLTSHIVVPSLVDVEPKSLMWDIGSKPEPKTVTVTMNHSEPIKVLSITGADTRFKQELKTIEEGKKYEVTITPASTKQVGMGVVHLETDCKYDRHRSQRIFMVVRQPVAKQAATTP